The DNA sequence CCGCTTAATTTTGATTGTACGAAATTTACCAGCTCATCAATATCAGCATCAAAAATGACTCTATGTATAGGCTCAAATATTAGGTCTTTATCGTATAAATTTACTATCTCGACAAGAGCATACCTTAATGGGTGATTTTTTATATTCTCAGGAACAGATATGGACTTATCATCAGAAGATATTCCTCCAAATTTCTTTTTATATTCATCCCAAACAGCCTTCGCAGTTGCAAGAGAATGATTACCATCTCCTACCGCAAACATAAAAGAATTACCTTTTTCGTCTTTATTTTCATCATATATACATTCAAGTTCTTTTTCTATGTGTGAATACAAAGCATCTTCATTAACAGACCAACCGGTTATTTTACCGGAATTCATCATCAAATTAAAATCATAAATAGGGTCTGTATTATTTTTGTGCAAGTAATCGCCTATTTCTTCTATTAGACGGTTATTATTGTCATTCAGTAGAAGCATAATATGCGGGGTCTCAATTGGTGCAGACCTCCTTATATCTACTCTTGCAGGAATACGTTCCAATATGGTTTCCTCTGTTGCACGTATCATTGTTCTTGAAGAGGCTCTCCAATCATAATTTTCCAAATCAATACATGTTATAAGCCCTTTTCTCAAATGATTATATTCGGTTTTACGTTCCACATATATCATAGAGTTTTTTATATCGTTAAATACACCTGTATCGAGGTAATTTAACATGTTTTTATGTATCTTTAAAATATATTCTTGTTTTTGTTTTTCTGAAAAATTATTTAAATATATTTCGGGAAATATAAGATTTAAAGTCGATTTTTGATCTTTTGTAATTAAAGACACCTTCTTCCAATAATCATGGTCTTGGGTATACTGATCGCAAGCGATTACTGACCAAGTCTCCATATTTATTGTCTTGTTTGGAAGTAAAATATTAGGAATTTTAATAGCATATTTTTCAAACATGTGTAATAGTATATATTATATATAAAATAGTTTCAATAGAATGAAAGATAGTCTATCTGAAATGCCTCGTTTAAAACTTATTGACAAACAAAAAAAAAGCACCTATAATACTTTTCCGAGGTTCAAAATGAAGAAATTTGTAGGAACTACATCCAGAGGTTTGATTGCTCCGATAATCCGCGAGGGGGATGACATAGCCTCAATTGCAGCTGAAACCCTTTTAAATGCCGCAAAAGCCGAAAACTTTACAATAAAAGATAAGGATATTCTTTCTGTTACGGAGTCCATAGTAGCCCGTGCACAGGGAAACTATGCAACAGCTGACGATATAGCAACCGATATAAAAGCTAAATTCGGAAACTCATGTATAGGCCTAATTTTTCCTATTTTAAGCCGAAACCGTTTTGCGGTTTGTTTGGAAGGCATAGCCCGCTCAAAAAATAAACTCATCATTATGCTAAGCTATCCCAGCGATGAGGTAGGAAACCACCTGATTGACCCGGATGTTTTTGAAGATTCCGATGTAAACCCATGGACAAATTCCTTTACAAGAGAAGAATTTAGAAGCAAATTCGGAGACCACAAGCATAAATTCACAGGAATGGACTATATAGAATATTATGATTCGATAATTAAAAAGCATAATCCGGAATCCTTTGTAATCCTATCCAATGATCCCAAAAAAATAATAGAATACACCGATTCGGTTTTAGCCTGTGATATTCATACACGGAATAGAACAAAAAAACTTTTAAAAAAGGCCGGAGCAAAGATAGTTTTAGGCCTCGATGATATTTTAAGCAGTCCTGTAAATGGAAGCGGCTTTAATTCGGATTACGGACTTCTGGGTTCCAATAAATCCGGAGAAGATAGAGTAAAACTCTTCCCTCAGAATGCACAAGTTATTGTCGATAAGATACAGGCTATAATAAAAGAAAAAACAGGAAAAACCATCGAGGTTATGGTTTATGGTGACGGAGCTTTTAAAGACCCGATAGGTAAAATTTGGGAGCTTGCCGATCCGGTTGTTTCGCCGGCTTATACAAAGGGACTTGAAGGCAAGCCCAATGAGGTAAAATTAAAGTATTTGGCAGACAACAACTTCAAAGACTTAAGTGAAGAAGAGCAAAAGAAAAAAATCGCCGAATATATTGAAAAACATCAAAAAGAAACCGCCTCTCATATAGACTCTATGGAGTCGCAAGGAACTACACCAAGGCGGCTTATAGACTTAATCGGTTCACTTTCAGACCTTACATCGGGAAGCGGCGACAAGGGAACCCCTATAATATTTATACAGGGATATTTCGATAAGTATACAGGATAAATTTTTAGCTTGAAGATGTGCTATGTGTATAAGAGAAAAGATTGAATTCACAAATAAAAAAGAAAAGAAAAAACAGGCTTTTTTAGGAAGTCTCTTCGTGCTTTTATATTCTTTTCTTATAATGTTAATAATTTGGCTTTTGGGAGTTTTTCCTCATGCCCAGATAGATCAGCTTATCTTTACAGCCGTAACACCCATCGACGGTACAAGCAGTGAGATCCTTTTAAGTTTTTATCTAAAAGCCCTTGTAATTCCGATAATCCTATCATTGATAAATCTTGTTTTAATCCTAAAAGAAGTAAAGCTTGTTTTAAAAACAAAGAAAGGAAAAACTTACCGCCTCTTCCCTGTTTTAATAAGAAGGCCCCATCTTTATGCGGCAATTTATCTATGTATTATTCTAGGATACAGCCAATATAAATTCGGGTATATTCAATATGTTTATTATAAATTAAGCCCGCCGACAGACCTTTATGAAACTAACTATATAGACCCCTCAAAGGTAGAATTTTCCTTTCCTCAAAAAAAGAGAAACCTTATAATCCTCTACCTTGAATCGATGGAAATAACTGCTACATCAAAAGAATTCGGAGGCTTATCCCGTTACGATCTTATTCCCGAATTACGCGGGATAGCCGAGCAAAACCTTTCATTCAGCCATTGTGAAAAATTGGGCGGAGGCACCCAGGTTATGGGAACCTCACATTCCATAGCCTCCCTCACTTCCCTAAATATGGGAGTTCCGTTAATTTTAAATCTCCCTTCTTTTGATTCATCTTCTTTAAAAATTTCATCCTTGAATACTTCCTCAATAAAAATCGATAATTTTATGGAAGGAGGTTACGGACTCGGAGACCTTCTATACGATAACGGCTACAATCTTGTATTCAGTATGGCATCACAAAAAGATTTCGGCTGCTTGGGTAATTTGTTAATAAATCATAAAAATTTTAAGGTTCAGGATTATTTTTACTTTGTTGAAAACGGAAGAATCCCTCAAGGCTACAATGTTTGGTGGGGCTTTGAAGACGAAAAGCTTTATCAATTTACACGGGAAGACCTTATGGAACTTTCAAAAGAAGATAAGCCTTTTGCCTATATTTTCTTTACTGCCGACACACATTCTCCCCACGGTTACGCCGATGAAAAATGCCCTAACATTTATTTTGAAAAAATACACAATGTATACGCCGGAGCATCAAAAAAAGCCTATGATTTTGTAGAATGGGCTAAAACTCAAGACTTTTATGAAAATACCACAATAGTCATTTTGGGAGATCACTTGTACATGGGCGGCGATTTATACCTGCCTACCGTCAAACTACAAGACAGGCATCCCTACAATGCCTTTATAAATTCTGCAAAGACAACTGATAAAAACAAAAACCGGCTGTTTACGACATTCGATCTTTTCCCCACAATTGTAGAAAGTATGGGCATTGAATTTAATGCCAAGGGCTTAGGCCTAGGCCGCTCTTTATTTTCGGGAGAAAAAACTCTTCTTGAAGAAAAAGGCTTAAAGAAACTTAACTCCGAAATTGAAAAACCTTCAATCTTTTACGAAGAAAAGCTGATGAAAAAACACTGAATTATGAATATGTGGTATCGAAAAAATAGAATTCTATGTATAATTTGAGTTAGGTTGATGATTTACTGCACCGCTTATTGTTAATCAACATACCCCGACGCACGAATAAAAAAAGCTAAAAATTGATTTCGTGACAAATAGAAGTTGACGATAATTTTACCTTTGTATATACTATAAGATATATGGAGGTGCTGATATGATTTGTACAAAAGTATTCACAAGTGGAAATAGTCAGGCTGTAAGAATACCTAAAGAATTTCATATTGATTTTTCTGAATTATTAATCAAAAAAATCGGTTCATCAATAATCCTAACACCAAAAGAAAGCAATTGGGAAAATCTTGAGAGAAGTCTTTCTGAGTTTTCTGATGATTTCATGACAGAAGGAAGAAGTCAACCGGCAATGCAAGAAAGGGAAGTTTTTTAATGTATTTGCTAGATACAAATATCTGTATTTTCCTCATAAAGAATAAAAATCTATATTTAAAGAAAAAAATATTTAACTGTAAAAAAGAAGAATTATTTCTTTCTTCCATTACAATTGCTGAGTTGGAGTATGGTGTTTCAAAAAGTCAATTTAGAGAAAAGAATCGCCATGCTCTTCTGAATTTTTGTTCCGATTTTACTAATATAATAGATTTTACGACAGAAGATACAGAAACATACGGAATGATTAGAGCTTATCTTGAAAATAAAGGGGTTCCGATTGGACCTTTTGATACACAGATTGCTGCTCAAGGTTTAGCAAGAAATCTTACTGTGGTTACAAATAATATAAGAGAATTTTCCAGAATACCTGGACTAAAAGTCGAAGACTGGACAAAAGAATAATATAAAAAATATATTGAATATGTATTATTAGAATGTTTACATCAAAAGAACTAAAGCCTTATGAGTCTGTCTTCGGGCACTTCTTCAAGGTAGTCACTTAAATTGTGAAGCATATCATCTAAGTTTTTACAATTTAGAACCTTGCTTTTTATGTGGTGGGCAAAGCTGAAATTATCGCAAAAAAAAGCAAAAAACCTTTGAGCCCTTGTAAGGTAAAACTCTTGAGGCTGCTCTTCCCGTAAAAAACTTAAAAAGAGCTCTGCTGTTTTTAATAAATCTATTTCGATTTTTTTGTCCTTGTCTTCGGCGATTCCGTTTTTTAAAACACCTTTTGAAAGTTCATAAAAAATCCAAGGTTTTTGCACGGCAGCCCGTCCTATCATCCAGCCGGAACAAGGATATTTTGAGCTAACTTTTTTTAAAGATTCAAGGGAATTTATATCTCCGTTACCGTAAACGGGAACACTTAAATCGGAGGCAAGGCGGGCTGTGTACTCATGTTTACAGGGCCTTGAATATTTTTGCTTTTGGGTGCGGGGGTGGAGGGTAATTAGGTCTACTCCTTCCGAAACAAGCATCTTACAAAAGGATAAAAGCCTATCATAGTTTTCTTCTTCGCCTAAACGCAGTTTTACACTAAGGCGGATAGGCTCCGTTTGCGGCCCGGACTTTTGCTCATCATACAAGAGGGCAGCTTTTTTGACCTTGTTCACCAATGAGGTCGCCTGCGAAAGCGGCTTTTTCATCCACGCAAAACCGGCTCCGGTGTTTACAATCTGCGGGGCACAGCAGCCCATATTTAGGTCAATGCCGAAACCTCCATACCGAAGCAAAAGAGGAACACAAGCAGCAGCGGCATCCTCATCAGGGCTTGTAATCTGCCAAACAAGCTTTTCAGGCGATGGATCTGCCTTAAAATACCATTTTTCAAAACCTCCGCCTGAAATAGCCGAGGGAGCATGTATCATTTCCGAAAAATACTCATCAGGTTCCTTAAAGCAGGCTGTAAGCCTTCTAAAAGCAGAATGAGTTATTGCAGCCATGGGTGCCGATATCAAATTCATAAGTTAAAAAACCGTATATTTTATGATTTCATCTATTTGGATATAAAGTTCAAGCTCAGCCTTAAAAAAGCCCGATTCTACAAATAGACGGGGAGATGATTTTATCAAAACAGCCCCTCTGATTTCCTTAGGCTTATTTTTTAAAAAACCTCGCGCATACTCCCGCACAGCATTTTTTACAGCCTCAGTATAAGCGGCATAAACCCCTTCAAGCTCATCAAATCGGTCTCCCTTTCCCCTTCCCTTTATTGTCTTATGGGCATTTTTTGTCCAGAGCTTAAAATGCCCTGCATAGGATTCGGGGATGCCGTATTCGGCCCAAGAATAGCAATAAGGATATTTAACCCTTACATCCGTAATTTTTATATTTTCGGTACTTGGTTTAAAAACAGATTCAAGCTCAAAATATTCATCTACATTGCGTTTTTTGTCCAAGGGAGTATATACAAAGTTTAAACCATAGGTCATGCCTGATAAAATATAGGCAGAAAGTTCTAGCAAGGCCTCTTTAGGCGGAGTGAATTTAACCTTGTTCTCATCATCGATTCCTTTGGGTGCTTCTTCTACAAATACCCAGACAGGAGCTCTTACAATCAAAGCATCACTCGCGGAAGCCCCGGAATAAGTATCCGCATATAGATAAAAACTTATAAAAAAAAGAAGTCCTGCTATCAGCTTTCTCATAGCCTAATTATCGGATAATTTTACCGTCCCGTTGAATTCCAGACTTTAAGAGGCTTTATTCCGAAACGGATTCTTATATATACCCAGCCGGCAAGAAGTCCTATAAAATGCGTCAAATGAGCGACTCCGTCACCTACGGAAAAAATGCTTATTAATTCGATTACGGCATAACCTAAAATTAAAAGAGGTGCCGGCACAGGAATCACAGCCCAAAGGTAGACCACTGAGTTTGGATAAATTACGGCATATAAAAGCAAAACTCCAAAAATCGCTCCTGATGCACCTACAAGGCTAATAATATAAAATCCTGTTGCAGCATATACCAAAAAGCTCAAGACCCCATCAATTGTACCTATCAAAAGATAATAAAGTATAAATTCCTTTGTTCCAATCTTGCGTTCTACGGGAACGCCGAAAAAGAATAAAGCAAGCATATTAAATGCCAAATGAAAAAAGTCCCCATGAACGAATTGATAAGTGAAAAACTGCCAATAAGTTTGTGATTCCACTACAAGGATAGGTACAAGCCCTAAATATGCACTCAAATTTTTAAAAAGACTTGTAAGAACAAAAACACCGGCATTTATCAGGGCTATTACAAGTACGGCATTCTTATATGTATATTTAAAAGGTTTCCTTAAATACTTCATACTATAAAATATCGAAAATTATCAAGCTTTAGGCAAGTTTTTTTCAGATAATGTTACACGATTTCTTCCATTTTGCTTGGATTCATATAGGGCCTTGTCAGCTCTTTCAACTATAGACTTTGCCGGTTCAAGGTCGAAGTTATAACTTGATACTCCTAGAGAGATTGTAACCTTAATGTTTTGCCCATCGTAAAGTATAATCTTATCTTCAACAAGTTTTCTGATTCTTTCGGCTACAGTCATAGCAGCAGTCGGCGGAGTATTATTAAGCATTACTACAAATTCTTCTCCGCCGTACCTTGCAGCCGTATCTACATTCCTTGTGCATGCTTTTATTATTTTTGCAACTTCTTCTAAAACAATATCTCCGGCAGCATGACCATAAGTATCGTTTATATTCTTAAAAAAGTCTATATCAATCATCAAAATTGAAAGAGTATCTTTTTTTTCACCTGAAGAATTTATGGTATACAGACACTCCATCAAAATAGTAAAAAAGTAATGCTTTAGTTTTAGATGAGTCATTATGTCGGTTGTAGTCATTTCTAAAAGCTGAGAATTGTTTATGGCTATAGCAGCTAAGGAGGCTATATTTTCTATAATATTCTTTTCATAATCCGTAAATTGATGAGCACTTTCCATTTTTTCGCCTAAAAGCAAAAAGCCTATCATTCTATTTTTTGCTTTTAAGGGTACAAAAAAAGAAGGGTTAAGGCTAAATAGGTCTTTTACTATCTTATCCGTTTTTATGTTTTTACTTATCTCATCGGGAGTGTATCCTGAATCCGATTTATCCAAAAAATTTATAAGAGGATGATCTACATTTATAGAGTATTGCGCATCGCGGATTATATCAAAACCGTAATGGTCCCTATTTAATACAAAACTACTATCATCAAAAGATTTTTTTGTAAAAATTGCAGCTCCAAGGGTTTTTAGCTGAGCCATAACTATATATAATATCGCTTCAATCAAGCGGTCAAATTCCAAAACCGAATTTAAACTTTTTGAAATTTGCAATAGTTGTTTTAAGTCAAAAATTTCTTTCTCTTGATGAAGAATTTTATTTGTGTATTTTTTACAATTCCCTGCATGTAATGCTTTTTTTAATAATTTTTTATTTGGAATTGTTTTCATAATTTTTACCTGCCTTTTCATTTAGCTCCGATATATCGATAACAACATACTTTTTTAAAAGTTCGATCATTTTTTCAAAATTCTCCATTCCGTTTGCAAAAACAGCGAATCGGTCTTTATTTTTTGTAGAATTTATCATTGATGTTATATTATGTACACTTTCGGGTACCGGCCGATACGTATCCTTTATTATTAACTTACAAAATTTAAGAAGGTCCAAATAATGCCTGCCTGAATCTTCCAAAAATTTCTTTGCACGGAGGTTAATCTCGTCGATAATTTTTGATAAAGGTCTTTCAAAATCACCGCCGGCCTCAATTCTTGTTAAATAGCCTCTTATAAGCTCTATTGAAGACTCATTCTTACCATACATTACTTTTTCCAGTTCATCTATTTTGTCTGCAACAGCCGAGCAGTAATAATAGTTTGCCGCAAAGTCGGACTTCATTTTTTTGTCTTCAAAAAGCCCCTCTACTAAAAGTTCCCTCAAAAAAGGCTCTATCGAAGGCTGAAAGAAATTTTTTGTATATGTTTTTACAATTTCCAAGGGTTTTATCCAATCTAATGAAAGGCCTGTTAAAGCTTGAATTTTGCTGTTCAAGTCTTCGTTATAGACATCCAGCTTGAGGATTTCAATATCTCCGAATAAACCGCTGATAAGCGATGACATTTGAACATCCTGCCTTAGTTTAAGTATTTTTTTTGTATCTGCACTAAAATTCGCGATAAAACGAGCTTTGTACTCTTCTATTTCCGAAAAAACACGTGGTGCCTTTGTTTTATCTTCAAACTTAGGATCCTTTTTAATCAATTTTGCAATATTTTTTAGCGTATCCTTACCCAGACTATTTTCAAGCTTTGAGAAAAAATTCTTTAAATTCCTTTTTATATAAACCTCATCAACCTGTTTATCTTGTGGAAGAACGGAATTTAAAAACAAGATTCCATCTACCAGCTGTTCATCTACAGATATATTCCGAATAAGATAATCCAAATCAAGAATCTCTTGAAGAACAGCCATTCCATCTACATTTTCAAAGTTATAATGATCTCTCACAGAATCCGTATTTACAATCGTATTAAAACCGGGGTCAAAATAAGCAAAAAAAGTATTAAATTGAAAACTGCAAAAATCAAAAAACGCAAACAATTTATTTATTTTAGCATCTACAGATTTAAAAGCAGGATCGGTCAAGGAAAATATAAGCTCATCGAACTCGTTTGTTTGGTCCTTAAGTTTTTGGTCAAAATCCTCCCTCATCAGATCCGAAATCTTTTCCATCCGGCTGCTAAAAGACAGATTTTCCTTTAGAATTTTTTGATTATCCGAAAATGAAGACTCTACCAGGTTATCTAAAAAAACGCCTGAAAGTCTGATATCATTGGAGCATATGGTCTCTTGCAAAATATTTTTGAAGGGCAAACTTATCCTATAAATCTCATAGATAATCATCGGTAATCCGGCTAAGACGGTATTATCATTACGGTATACAGGGTACTTACACTGCTTTAGTTCCTGAACAATATTACGCAGGGCATTTTGGGAGCTTATCTCTTCTTCACTCAAGTAAAACAAGGAATAGAAGAATTCTTTTATATACCGAATTAAATTGGATAAAGTTAACACTTTCTATATTATCAAAAATTACTCTTATTTTCAAGATAGCTATCTAATTCTCCTATAAAGTTTAAATTATCCATTAGTTAAGATTTAGATTTTCAACTGATAGAATATTTTATTACACCATTAGCTCTTTGCTGTCATCAAATTTTGGGGGTATTATTAATTATGAGTTATGATTATGCATCTATTTTAGCTAAAAATATAAAAAGAATTCGGCATAAATTGGAAATGTCCCAGATGGAATTAGCTCTTAGGGCTGATGTTTCA is a window from the Treponema denticola genome containing:
- a CDS encoding DUF1015 domain-containing protein, with product MFEKYAIKIPNILLPNKTINMETWSVIACDQYTQDHDYWKKVSLITKDQKSTLNLIFPEIYLNNFSEKQKQEYILKIHKNMLNYLDTGVFNDIKNSMIYVERKTEYNHLRKGLITCIDLENYDWRASSRTMIRATEETILERIPARVDIRRSAPIETPHIMLLLNDNNNRLIEEIGDYLHKNNTDPIYDFNLMMNSGKITGWSVNEDALYSHIEKELECIYDENKDEKGNSFMFAVGDGNHSLATAKAVWDEYKKKFGGISSDDKSISVPENIKNHPLRYALVEIVNLYDKDLIFEPIHRVIFDADIDELVNFVQSKLSGRIIRCNTKRELIDMVNLSKNCFGFISKDNNFICLQSDIECLAVTAIQPVLDEFISSANKIDYIHGCEETFQLAEQENAVSILLPPISKDNVSSTIAKYGPLPRKSFSIGEADEKRFYLECRKLF
- a CDS encoding coenzyme F420-0:L-glutamate ligase, which gives rise to MKKFVGTTSRGLIAPIIREGDDIASIAAETLLNAAKAENFTIKDKDILSVTESIVARAQGNYATADDIATDIKAKFGNSCIGLIFPILSRNRFAVCLEGIARSKNKLIIMLSYPSDEVGNHLIDPDVFEDSDVNPWTNSFTREEFRSKFGDHKHKFTGMDYIEYYDSIIKKHNPESFVILSNDPKKIIEYTDSVLACDIHTRNRTKKLLKKAGAKIVLGLDDILSSPVNGSGFNSDYGLLGSNKSGEDRVKLFPQNAQVIVDKIQAIIKEKTGKTIEVMVYGDGAFKDPIGKIWELADPVVSPAYTKGLEGKPNEVKLKYLADNNFKDLSEEEQKKKIAEYIEKHQKETASHIDSMESQGTTPRRLIDLIGSLSDLTSGSGDKGTPIIFIQGYFDKYTG
- a CDS encoding LTA synthase family protein, producing MCIREKIEFTNKKEKKKQAFLGSLFVLLYSFLIMLIIWLLGVFPHAQIDQLIFTAVTPIDGTSSEILLSFYLKALVIPIILSLINLVLILKEVKLVLKTKKGKTYRLFPVLIRRPHLYAAIYLCIILGYSQYKFGYIQYVYYKLSPPTDLYETNYIDPSKVEFSFPQKKRNLIILYLESMEITATSKEFGGLSRYDLIPELRGIAEQNLSFSHCEKLGGGTQVMGTSHSIASLTSLNMGVPLILNLPSFDSSSLKISSLNTSSIKIDNFMEGGYGLGDLLYDNGYNLVFSMASQKDFGCLGNLLINHKNFKVQDYFYFVENGRIPQGYNVWWGFEDEKLYQFTREDLMELSKEDKPFAYIFFTADTHSPHGYADEKCPNIYFEKIHNVYAGASKKAYDFVEWAKTQDFYENTTIVILGDHLYMGGDLYLPTVKLQDRHPYNAFINSAKTTDKNKNRLFTTFDLFPTIVESMGIEFNAKGLGLGRSLFSGEKTLLEEKGLKKLNSEIEKPSIFYEEKLMKKH
- the vapB gene encoding type II toxin-antitoxin system antitoxin VapB — protein: MICTKVFTSGNSQAVRIPKEFHIDFSELLIKKIGSSIILTPKESNWENLERSLSEFSDDFMTEGRSQPAMQEREVF
- the vapC gene encoding type II toxin-antitoxin system tRNA(fMet)-specific endonuclease VapC, with amino-acid sequence MYLLDTNICIFLIKNKNLYLKKKIFNCKKEELFLSSITIAELEYGVSKSQFREKNRHALLNFCSDFTNIIDFTTEDTETYGMIRAYLENKGVPIGPFDTQIAAQGLARNLTVVTNNIREFSRIPGLKVEDWTKE
- a CDS encoding tRNA-dihydrouridine synthase family protein; its protein translation is MNLISAPMAAITHSAFRRLTACFKEPDEYFSEMIHAPSAISGGGFEKWYFKADPSPEKLVWQITSPDEDAAAACVPLLLRYGGFGIDLNMGCCAPQIVNTGAGFAWMKKPLSQATSLVNKVKKAALLYDEQKSGPQTEPIRLSVKLRLGEEENYDRLLSFCKMLVSEGVDLITLHPRTQKQKYSRPCKHEYTARLASDLSVPVYGNGDINSLESLKKVSSKYPCSGWMIGRAAVQKPWIFYELSKGVLKNGIAEDKDKKIEIDLLKTAELFLSFLREEQPQEFYLTRAQRFFAFFCDNFSFAHHIKSKVLNCKNLDDMLHNLSDYLEEVPEDRLIRL
- a CDS encoding rhomboid family intramembrane serine protease: MKYLRKPFKYTYKNAVLVIALINAGVFVLTSLFKNLSAYLGLVPILVVESQTYWQFFTYQFVHGDFFHLAFNMLALFFFGVPVERKIGTKEFILYYLLIGTIDGVLSFLVYAATGFYIISLVGASGAIFGVLLLYAVIYPNSVVYLWAVIPVPAPLLILGYAVIELISIFSVGDGVAHLTHFIGLLAGWVYIRIRFGIKPLKVWNSTGR
- the dgcA gene encoding diguanylate cyclase DgcA, whose product is MKRQVKIMKTIPNKKLLKKALHAGNCKKYTNKILHQEKEIFDLKQLLQISKSLNSVLEFDRLIEAILYIVMAQLKTLGAAIFTKKSFDDSSFVLNRDHYGFDIIRDAQYSINVDHPLINFLDKSDSGYTPDEISKNIKTDKIVKDLFSLNPSFFVPLKAKNRMIGFLLLGEKMESAHQFTDYEKNIIENIASLAAIAINNSQLLEMTTTDIMTHLKLKHYFFTILMECLYTINSSGEKKDTLSILMIDIDFFKNINDTYGHAAGDIVLEEVAKIIKACTRNVDTAARYGGEEFVVMLNNTPPTAAMTVAERIRKLVEDKIILYDGQNIKVTISLGVSSYNFDLEPAKSIVERADKALYESKQNGRNRVTLSEKNLPKA